One region of Oncorhynchus mykiss isolate Arlee chromosome 8, USDA_OmykA_1.1, whole genome shotgun sequence genomic DNA includes:
- the si:ch211-106n13.3 gene encoding vWFA and Collagen domain-containing protein, translating into MKKWILGSVLTWMFLPHLRGDNLVEDVDVQAGCSTASNDLVYIIDGSSSVGTPDFDLAKRWLVNITRGFDVSSRHTQVGVVQYSDTPRLEIPLGKHLSSQELVSAINTIGYLGGNTQTGRAIKFATQHVFPSSNRTQPARNRIAVVLTDGRSQDDVVDAAVEAKAQNIILFAVGVGNEITNSELVSMANNPPSTYVLYAEDYSSIANIRDAMEQKLCEESVCPMQIPGTANVKGFELLSRMQIDMKAKKVQGSLMSETSYLLSPRLDLTDSTRAIFPEGLPPSYVFVATLRLKSPTNHLKLDLIRVLSQDGLKQFAVTLNGLDKSVIFTSTTTSVNKKEQCVIFNDRGIKRLFDSEWHQLKLLVKPRRIICYLDDMQIEEQLLEPVFPIYIKGKIQVAKKVKMEATVPIEIQKLRLYCDPEQSEKETACEIYSVEDDRCPLERQPAAVESCNCPQGKPGPPGLPGPMGFRGEKGREGPPGPDGKPGKPGERGMAGELGKNGNNGKAGIPGHKGEAGLNGAKGDKGAPGLEGRPGPPGPTGPERQLKLEATGIPGEKGSPGEAGAQGPPGEHGPHGDTGPVGKDGFVGPAGVKGEKGDVGVHGGDGQIGVLGIRGLPGQMGPAGPRGERGPPGQEGLVGPKGQEGLQGPVGPPGTYGLEGSKGAQGARGSEGHPGTPGLNGLEGEQGVQGLPGDRGLPGFKGHKGETGEPGPKGSQGERGNNGVPGNTGANGETGLKGSKGEKGQSGDTGARGAEGRKGEVGLMGAAGARGSPGQDGLPGQPGELGYPGKPGKPPTDDHLMKLCANVLRNQLPQLLAMMAPKSQCGQCETVKGPPGEPGPAGPKGPSGTPGYPGTLGLPGYPGQPGRMGPHGHKGDIGPMGLKGSKGDGDTGLTGPPGPAGLQGPRGSDGHGVSGPPGEPGKSGIPGIPGKRGPPGANGVCDPTSCYQAIFREERYSKGPNF; encoded by the exons ATGAAGAAATGGATATTAGGATCCGTATTAACATGGATGTTCCTTCCACATCTGAGGGGAGATAATTTAGTGGAAGATGTTGACGTTCAAGCGG gctgtagcaCAGCATCAAACGACCTGGTTTACATAATCGACGGTTCCTCCAGCGTGGGCACTccagactttgacttggccaaacGATGGCTGGTCAATATCACCAGAGGCTTTGACGTGAGCTCCCGTCACACCCAGGTGGGCGTGGTCCAGTACAGCGACACGCCCCGTCTGGAGATTCCGCTGGGCAAACACCTGAGCAGCCAGGAACTGGTCAGCGCCATCAACACCATTGGGTACCTGGGGGGCAACACCCAGACGGGCAGGGCCATCAAATTTGCCACGCAGCACGTCTTCCCGTCCTCCAACCGCACACAGCCTGCCAGGAACCGCATTGCTGTGGTGCTGACAGATGGCCGTAGCCAGGACGACGTGGTGGACGCGGCCGTGGAAGCCAAGGCCCAGAATATTATCCTGTTCGCTGTGGGCGTGGGCAACGAGATCACCAACTCCGAGCTGGTGTCCATGGCCAACAATCCCCCCTCTACATATGTTCTCTACGCTGAGGACTACAGCTCTATCGCTAACATCCGAGACGCCATGGAGCAGAAGCTGTGTGAGG agtCTGTGTGCCCAATGCAGATCCCTGGAACAGCCAATGTAAAGGGATTTGAGCTGCTGTCCAGAATGCAGATCGACATGAAAGCAAAGAAAGTCCAGGGCTCGCTGATGTCAGAGACTTCCTACTTGCTTAGCCCCCGACTGGACCTCACCGACAGCACCAG GGCCATCTTCCCTGAGGGTCTGCCTCCCTCCTATGTGTTTGTGGCCACTCTACGCCTGAAGAGCCCCACCAACCATTTGAAGTTGGACCTGATCAGAGTGCTCTCTCAGGATGGGCTGAAACAGTTCGCTGTGACCCTCAATGGACTGGACAAGTCAGTCATCTTCACCAGCACAACCACCAGTGTCAACAAGAAAGAACAGTGTGTCATTTTCAATGACAGAGGAATTAAG AGACTCTTTGACTCAGAGTGGCACCAGTTGAAGCTGCTTGTTAAACCCAGACGTATCATCTGTTACCTGGACGACATGCAGATAGAGGAGCAGCTACTAGAACCTGTATTTCCCATCTACATCAAAGGAAAGATACAGGTCGCCAAGAAGGTCAAGATGGAAGCAACTGTTCCT ATTGAGATACAAAAACTGAGGCTTTACTGCGATCCAGAGCAAAGTGAGAAAGAGACAGCGTGTGAAATATACTCTGTG GAGGATGACAGG TGTCCTCTGGAAAGACAACCTGCAGCAGTGGAGAGCTGTAACTGCCCTCAGGGGAAACCTGGGCCTCCTGGTCTTCCTGGGCCTATG GGCTTCCGAggtgagaaagggagggaggggccaCCTGGTCCTGACGGTAAGCCT GGGAAGCCAGGTGAACGTGGAATGGCAGGAGAACTCGGGAAGAATGGGAACAAT GGCAAAGCGGGCATACCAGGGCATAAGGGCGAAGCAGGACTCAATGGGGCCAAA GGTGACAAGGGAGCACCAGGCCTTGAAGGCAGACCTGGCCCTCCAGGACCTACA GGACCAGAGAGACAACTTAAATTGGAGGCCACAGGAATTCCAGGAGAAAAG GGAAGTCCAGGTGAAGCAGGAGCTCAGGGACCACCAGGGGAGCATGGACCACAT GGGGACACAGGGCCAGTAGGAAAGGATGGTTTTGTTGGACCAGCTGGAGTGAAG GGTGAGAAAGGAGACGTTGGGGTTCATGGTGGTGATGGACAGATTGGAGTTCTG GGAATCCGAGGCCTTCCTGGGCAGATGGGGCCTGCTGGACCTCGG ggggagagaggcccACCCGGACAAGAGGGGCTGGTTGGACCAAAAGGACAAGAG GGTCTTCAGGGTCCGGTTGGTCCACCTGGAACTTACGGACTTGAAGGTTCAAAG GGGGCCCAAGGTGCACGTGGATCAGAAGGACATCCTGGGACACCTGGACTGAAT GGACTGGAGGGAGAGCAGGGGGTTCAAGGGTTACCTGGTGACCGAGGACTGCCAGGGTTCAAAGGTCACAAG GGGGAAACTGGTGAACCTGGTCCCAAAGGAAGCCAG GGTGAGAGAGGTAACAATGGAGTTCCTGGGAACACTGGGGCAAAC GGAGAAACTGGACTCAAAGGAAGCAAAGGAGAG AAAGGCCAATCAGGAGATACTGGAGCCAGAGGGgcggaggggaggaagggggaagtGGGTCTGATGGGAGCTGCTGGAGCTCGCGGCTCTCCTGGACAAGATGGGTTACCAGGGCAACCAGGAGAGCTGGGATACCCAGGCAAACCT GGGAAGCCACCAACTGATGACCACTTGATGAAGCTTTGCGCTAATGTTCTTCGGA ATCAGCTGCCGCAGCTCCTGGCAATGATGGCACCAAAAAGTCAATGTGGGCAGTGTGAGACAGTGAAGGGGCCACCTGGTGAGCCAGGCCCGGCCGGCCCCAAGGGCCCCAGTGGAACGCCAGGGTACCCTGGCACGCTCGGTTTACCGGGTTACCCAGGACAGCCAGGCCGGATGGGGCCTCATGGGCACAAAG GTGATATTGGACCAATGGGGTTAAAGGGGTCCAAAGGAGATGGAGACACAGGGTTGACAGGTCCTCCCGGCCCAGCAG GTCTCCAGGGGCCCAGAGGCAGTGACGGACACGGTGTCTCAGGGCCTCCAGGTGAACCAGGGAAGTCAGGAATCCCCGGCATCCCAGGGAAGCGTGGCCCTCCTGGGGCCAATGGCGTATGTGACCCCACCTCCTGCTACCAGGCTATTTTCAGAGAGGAACGCTACAGCAAAGGACCCAACTTCTAG
- the LOC110530382 gene encoding C-C chemokine receptor type 8 encodes MAEYKDFLDLFSDENDMDYNYTDPIYVVDKLVNLCATADVNRFGAKFTPILYTINFLLSIIGNGLVLCIIYKYEKLTSITNIFLLNLVISDLLFASSLPFWALYHLYGWIFDSVMCKLVGSLYFLGFYSSILFLTLMTFDRYLAVVHAINAPKWRRKIYACVSSAVVWCISLLASVKELVLYNVREDPRDGYLCEETGFSNAIMRKWQLVGYYQQFVIFFLFPLAMVMYCYVRITVRIMSTQMRGKCRAVKLIFVIIFTFFVCWTPYNVVILLRALQISTSDDSEPCSEVLNHAMYVTRNIAYLYCCVSPVFYTFVGKKFQSHFWQLLAKRIPCLKRHIMTSQSGNSRITSQKSPHTMYEYEKGTGLQARA; translated from the coding sequence ATGGCGGAGTACAAAGACTTCTTGGATTTGTTCAGCGATGAAAATGACATGGATTATAACTACACCGACCCCATCTATGTTGTGGATAAACTGGTGAATCTTTGTGCCACAGCTGATGTGAACAGATTTGGAGCCAAGTTCACACCAATATTGTACACCATCAATTTCCTGCTAAGCATCATTGGGAATGGGCTGGTTCTGTGCATTATTTACAAATACGAGAAGCTCACTTCCATCACCAACATCTTCCTCCTCAACCTGGTCATCTCTGACCTGCTGTTCGCCTCCAGTTTGCCCTTCTGGGCCTTGTACCACCTCTATGGGTGGATCTTTGACTCGGTCATGTGCAAACTAGTGGGTAGCTTGTACTTCTTAGGattctacagctccatcctcttcctcactctcATGACCTTTGACCGGTACCTGGCTGTGGTCCATGCCATCAACGCCCCCAAATGGAGGAGGAAGATCTACGCCTGTGTCTCCTCGGCAGTCGTGTGGTGTATCAGCCTGCTGGCCAGTGTCAAGGAGTTGGTTCTATACAATGTCCGGGAGGATCCTCGTGACGGATACCTTTGTGAGGAGACGGGCTTCTCCAATGCGATCATGAGAAAATGGCAGCTGGTTGGTTACTATCAGCAGTTTGTGATCTTCTTCCTGTTTCCCTTGGCTATGGTCATGTACTGCTATGTTAGAATCACGGTCCGAATCATGTCAACCCAGATGAGAGGGAAGTGCAGGGCAGTCAAGCTGATTTTCGTGATTATATTCACGTTTTTTGTGTGCTGGACCCCATACAATGTTGTAATTCTGTTGAGGGCCCTCCAGATCTCCACCAGTGATGATTCTGAGCCGTGTTCTGAAGTGCTTAACCACGCTATGTATGTCACTAGGAATATAGCATACCTCTACTGTTGTGTGAGCCCTGTCTTTTACACGTTTGTTGGGAAAAAGTTTCAGAGTCACTTCTGGCAACTACTTGCAAAGCGCATCCCATGTCTGAAGAGACATATCATGACTAGCCAAAGTGGCAACAGTAGAATAACTTCTCAGAAAAGTCCACATACCATGTATGAATATGAGAAAGGAACTGGTCTTCAAGCCAGAGCATAG